One region of Rhizobium sp. WYJ-E13 genomic DNA includes:
- a CDS encoding NAD(P)/FAD-dependent oxidoreductase: MNIQAKQLATGLAGLESRLADDLSLLELPPKEWVPATEYDGKRVYDAVVIGAGMCGLVAAASLKMLGIHKIVCLDRAPQGLEGPWVTFARMETLRSPKQLTGPALGLPSLTFRAWYVAQFGAEAWEALGKIPKEQWMDYLVWYRKVLDLPVRNRVAVTAMAPANDDLIALDATDLASGREERLYARHVVLATGRDGLGGGYVPDFVRHVDRRFWAHSADDIDFAALKGKRVAVIGAGASAMDNAATALEAGAAAVDMVIRRKEMPRINKFTGISSQGVVHGFAGLSDDWKWKFMDYVLGAQTPPPRDSTLRVSRHPNGRFFLATGVRGLREKGGRVIVETSRGDLEYDFVVFATGFRVDLDERPELHHFAPFIRFWQDTYAPAEGMENGELATSPYLGPDFEFLEKMPGSCPSLRLVHCFNYPASLSHGKLSGDIPAVSDGGRRLARGIARSLFVADRETHFANLLAYETPELLGDEWTDSAALLDDLEKGAAE; the protein is encoded by the coding sequence TTGAACATCCAAGCCAAGCAGCTGGCGACGGGTCTGGCAGGTCTCGAAAGCAGATTGGCCGACGACCTTTCGCTCCTCGAGCTTCCTCCCAAGGAGTGGGTGCCGGCGACCGAATACGATGGCAAGCGTGTCTATGACGCCGTCGTCATCGGCGCCGGCATGTGCGGGCTTGTGGCGGCCGCATCGCTGAAGATGCTTGGTATCCACAAAATCGTCTGCCTGGACAGGGCTCCACAGGGGCTCGAAGGGCCATGGGTCACGTTCGCCCGCATGGAGACGCTCCGCTCGCCCAAGCAACTGACAGGCCCGGCCCTCGGCCTGCCATCGTTGACCTTCCGCGCCTGGTATGTGGCGCAGTTTGGCGCGGAGGCCTGGGAAGCGCTTGGCAAGATCCCCAAAGAACAATGGATGGACTACCTGGTCTGGTATCGCAAGGTGCTTGACCTGCCGGTTCGAAACCGCGTCGCCGTCACCGCCATGGCGCCGGCCAATGACGACCTGATCGCGCTTGATGCGACCGATTTGGCAAGTGGAAGGGAGGAACGGCTTTACGCAAGGCATGTTGTGCTTGCGACCGGCCGCGACGGCCTCGGCGGCGGCTACGTTCCTGACTTCGTGCGCCACGTGGACCGCAGGTTCTGGGCGCACTCGGCCGATGACATCGACTTTGCGGCCCTGAAGGGCAAGCGCGTCGCCGTCATTGGTGCCGGGGCCTCGGCCATGGACAATGCTGCAACCGCCCTCGAAGCGGGGGCGGCCGCTGTCGACATGGTCATTCGCCGCAAGGAGATGCCGCGCATCAACAAGTTCACCGGCATTTCCAGCCAGGGCGTCGTTCACGGCTTTGCGGGCCTGAGCGACGACTGGAAGTGGAAGTTCATGGACTATGTGCTGGGCGCCCAGACGCCGCCGCCGCGGGACTCCACGCTGCGGGTCTCCCGTCATCCCAACGGCCGCTTCTTTCTGGCGACGGGGGTGCGCGGCCTGCGTGAGAAGGGCGGTCGGGTGATTGTCGAGACCAGCCGCGGCGACCTGGAGTACGACTTCGTCGTCTTCGCGACAGGCTTCCGGGTGGATCTCGATGAGCGGCCGGAACTTCACCACTTCGCGCCGTTCATCCGGTTCTGGCAGGACACCTACGCGCCCGCCGAGGGCATGGAGAACGGTGAACTCGCGACTTCGCCCTATCTCGGTCCCGACTTCGAATTCCTCGAAAAGATGCCGGGAAGCTGCCCGTCGCTGCGCCTTGTCCATTGTTTCAACTATCCGGCGTCGCTCAGCCACGGAAAGCTGTCGGGCGACATCCCGGCCGTCAGTGATGGCGGGCGCCGGCTGGCGCGAGGCATCGCCCGCAGCCTCTTCGTCGCTGATCGCGAAACCCATTTCGCCAACCTCCTGGCGTACGAGACGCCGGAATTGCTTGGCGACGAGTGGACCGATTCCGCCGCGCTGCTCGACGATCTCGAAAAGGGTGCAGCGGAATGA
- a CDS encoding molybdopterin-dependent oxidoreductase — protein MHLFATHFGTYEVGFGTNGKPLLTPFRHDPDPSEMGLGYLDLADHPERIRAPMVRRSWLENGPLAGTGFGRGREEFVAVGWDAVAGLIADELRRVRSTHGNQAIFGGSYGWASAGRFHHAQSQLKRLLNLAGGFTSSVNTYSYGAAGVLLPHILGSDYKDACDTSPSWSDIAENCELLVGFGGFRLTNAQVEAGGTGSHRAGEWLRRCQERGVRIVVFSPAASDAPPGQNVRHVPVRPNTDVAVMLGMCHRLLAEGLFDCEFLKRCTTGFGEFESYLIGEKDGIAKDAAWASAISGVPADTIIEIAEDLHDYPSLINVAWSLQRARFGEQPFWGAITLASMAGHVGRRGGGFAFGLTAVNAVGQPVRRLRGPAFDQGMNPVRNFIPVARITELLENPGGRIDYDGRVLELPDIRLLWWAGGNPFHHHQDLNRLAEAFRRPETVIVTENMWTATAKMADIVLPSAFPFERDDVVASSRDNWLVYSRRVMEPPEGVVADHEAYRLIADKLGCREAFDENRCIDDWLVHIYEGYRERYPELPDFPSFRSRGFAVLDEGEEAPAPADHFQSFRNDPEGVPLKTPSGRIEIASGTIGSFGYPDIGPHPAWMEPEEWLGAPLASQHRFHLLSPQPAHRLHGQLEYGPASQGAKLKGCERVTLSALDAQELAAEDGDLCELYNDRGRVIAAVTIDEGVMPSVAVLPTGGWFRPDGDGVDHGGNPNTLTPITAASRLSQATAPNSCLVSIRAWRGPEPEQQHED, from the coding sequence ATGCACCTGTTCGCGACCCATTTCGGAACCTATGAGGTCGGCTTTGGCACGAACGGGAAACCGCTGCTCACGCCTTTCCGGCATGATCCCGATCCTTCGGAAATGGGGCTCGGTTATCTGGATCTTGCCGATCATCCCGAGCGTATTCGTGCGCCTATGGTCCGGCGTTCCTGGCTGGAAAATGGTCCGCTTGCCGGAACGGGCTTTGGTCGGGGCAGGGAGGAATTCGTCGCGGTGGGCTGGGACGCAGTCGCCGGCCTGATCGCCGATGAATTGCGGCGTGTTCGCTCCACCCACGGAAACCAGGCGATCTTCGGAGGCTCCTACGGCTGGGCGAGCGCCGGCCGTTTCCATCATGCGCAAAGCCAGCTCAAGCGGCTTCTCAATCTCGCCGGCGGCTTCACGTCTTCGGTCAACACCTATTCCTACGGTGCGGCCGGCGTGCTGCTGCCGCATATCCTGGGGAGCGACTACAAGGACGCCTGCGATACATCGCCCTCCTGGAGCGACATTGCGGAGAATTGTGAATTGCTCGTCGGTTTCGGCGGCTTCCGGCTGACCAATGCGCAGGTCGAGGCAGGGGGCACCGGCAGCCATCGCGCGGGCGAGTGGCTGAGGCGCTGCCAGGAAAGGGGCGTTCGGATCGTCGTGTTCAGCCCGGCGGCGAGTGATGCGCCGCCAGGGCAGAATGTTCGCCACGTCCCGGTCCGTCCGAACACGGATGTGGCGGTCATGCTCGGCATGTGCCACAGGCTGTTGGCCGAGGGATTGTTCGATTGTGAGTTCCTGAAGCGCTGCACCACGGGCTTCGGAGAGTTCGAAAGCTATCTGATCGGAGAGAAGGACGGCATTGCCAAGGACGCGGCCTGGGCGTCGGCAATCTCCGGTGTGCCGGCCGATACGATCATCGAAATCGCCGAAGACCTGCACGACTATCCCAGCCTGATCAACGTTGCCTGGTCGCTGCAGCGCGCCCGTTTCGGTGAACAGCCGTTTTGGGGAGCGATCACGCTTGCTTCCATGGCCGGTCATGTGGGCAGGAGGGGGGGCGGTTTCGCCTTCGGCCTGACCGCTGTCAATGCGGTGGGCCAGCCGGTGCGCCGGTTGAGAGGTCCGGCATTCGATCAGGGAATGAATCCCGTTCGCAATTTCATTCCGGTGGCGCGCATCACGGAGCTCCTTGAAAATCCGGGCGGCCGGATCGACTACGACGGGCGGGTCCTCGAACTGCCCGATATCCGGCTCCTCTGGTGGGCGGGCGGCAATCCGTTCCATCATCACCAGGACCTCAATCGCCTTGCGGAAGCATTCCGGCGTCCGGAGACGGTGATCGTCACGGAGAATATGTGGACCGCGACCGCGAAGATGGCTGATATCGTGCTTCCATCGGCCTTTCCCTTCGAGCGGGACGACGTCGTGGCCTCCTCACGCGACAACTGGCTGGTCTACAGCCGGCGCGTCATGGAACCGCCGGAAGGGGTGGTTGCCGATCACGAGGCATATCGCCTGATTGCCGACAAGCTCGGCTGCCGCGAGGCCTTCGATGAAAACCGCTGCATCGACGACTGGCTGGTACATATCTATGAAGGTTACCGCGAGCGATACCCCGAACTGCCCGATTTCCCGTCCTTCCGCTCGCGGGGCTTTGCGGTCCTGGACGAAGGGGAGGAAGCGCCGGCGCCCGCCGATCACTTCCAAAGCTTTCGGAACGACCCCGAAGGCGTGCCACTGAAGACGCCGAGCGGCCGCATCGAGATTGCCTCCGGCACGATCGGCAGCTTCGGTTATCCCGATATCGGCCCGCATCCCGCCTGGATGGAGCCGGAGGAGTGGCTCGGCGCGCCGCTTGCGTCGCAACACCGGTTCCATCTTCTTTCGCCACAGCCTGCGCACCGTCTGCATGGACAGCTTGAATACGGTCCCGCAAGCCAAGGCGCCAAGCTGAAGGGCTGCGAACGGGTGACGCTGAGCGCCTTGGATGCACAGGAACTCGCCGCCGAGGATGGCGATCTTTGCGAACTCTACAACGACCGGGGCCGCGTGATCGCAGCCGTGACGATCGACGAGGGCGTGATGCCAAGTGTGGCCGTCCTGCCGACCGGCGGCTGGTTCCGCCCGGATGGCGACGGCGTCGATCACGGCGGCAATCCCAATACGTTGACGCCGATCACGGCCGCTTCCCGCCTGTCTCAGGCGACCGCACCGAATTCTTGCTTGGTTTCGATCCGCGCATGGCGCGGACCGGAGCCGGAACAACAGCACGAGGACTGA
- a CDS encoding ABC transporter permease: MKSFFLALLKSRAGLFGYVLVVVFVLAALLAPYLGLQVPTRSNLVARMAPPTWTGLFSPGAHPLGTDELGRDILSRIVYGSRVTLTIATAAVVLGGIVGTLLGIVAGYYRGTVDRVLMRVVDIQLALPLMLLALLVIAALGPSTTNLVVVLALTSWLRYARIIRGQVLALREREFVLSAHAIGAGTWRIMIKHLLPNVLTPALVVATLELARIIIMDAALSFLGLGVQPPNPSWGRMLADGRVYISTAWWIVTFPGVAILLTVLSVNLLGDWLRDYFDPKLRTMR; this comes from the coding sequence ATGAAGTCCTTCTTCCTCGCCCTCCTGAAAAGCCGCGCCGGACTATTCGGCTACGTGCTCGTCGTGGTCTTCGTTCTGGCCGCGCTGCTTGCACCCTATCTAGGCCTGCAGGTCCCGACGCGCTCGAACCTCGTCGCCCGCATGGCGCCGCCAACCTGGACAGGGCTTTTTTCGCCGGGCGCCCATCCGCTCGGCACCGACGAACTCGGCCGCGACATCCTCTCGCGTATTGTCTACGGGAGCCGGGTGACGCTGACAATCGCCACGGCCGCCGTCGTTCTCGGCGGCATCGTCGGCACGCTTCTCGGCATCGTCGCCGGCTATTATCGCGGCACGGTCGATCGGGTGCTGATGCGCGTCGTCGACATCCAGCTCGCCCTGCCTCTGATGCTGCTCGCACTTCTGGTGATCGCGGCGCTGGGGCCGTCCACCACCAACCTCGTCGTCGTGCTCGCGCTGACGAGCTGGTTGCGCTACGCGCGCATCATCCGCGGCCAGGTTCTGGCGCTGCGGGAGAGGGAATTCGTGCTCTCCGCCCATGCGATCGGGGCAGGGACCTGGCGCATCATGATCAAGCATCTCCTGCCGAACGTCCTGACGCCGGCGCTTGTGGTCGCGACCCTGGAGCTCGCCCGCATCATCATCATGGATGCGGCGCTGTCCTTCCTCGGCCTCGGCGTGCAACCGCCGAACCCAAGCTGGGGCCGCATGCTGGCCGATGGCCGCGTCTACATCTCGACGGCCTGGTGGATCGTCACCTTTCCGGGCGTCGCGATCCTTTTGACCGTGCTGAGTGTCAACCTCCTGGGAGATTGGCTGCGCGACTATTTCGATCCGAAATTGAGGACCATGCGATGA
- a CDS encoding CMD domain-containing protein — protein MDQIDILSGIKPGSELYRIRRERPDYVEGTELCRQTVLAPSHGFDIGPAMRAALAARMARLIGRNDLARTYGLMLEETGSDETLAAIASAAEFPANAGIFTQALVRHADLVTKTPRNNTKADIEHLEAAGLSNPQIIALSELIAFVNFEARVIIGLEALELVA, from the coding sequence ATGGATCAAATTGATATCCTGTCAGGGATAAAGCCGGGTTCCGAACTGTACCGGATCCGCCGTGAGCGGCCGGACTATGTGGAAGGGACGGAACTGTGCCGTCAGACGGTGCTGGCGCCCAGCCATGGATTCGACATCGGCCCGGCCATGCGCGCAGCACTCGCCGCCCGCATGGCGCGGCTGATCGGCCGGAATGATCTGGCGCGGACCTATGGCCTGATGCTGGAGGAAACAGGCAGCGACGAGACGCTGGCGGCGATCGCTTCCGCTGCCGAATTTCCGGCGAATGCCGGTATCTTCACACAGGCGCTCGTCCGCCATGCCGACCTTGTTACCAAGACGCCGCGTAACAACACCAAAGCCGATATCGAGCATCTCGAAGCCGCCGGACTGTCGAACCCGCAGATCATCGCGCTCTCCGAGCTGATCGCCTTCGTCAATTTCGAGGCACGGGTGATCATCGGCCTGGAAGCGTTGGAGCTGGTGGCATGA
- a CDS encoding ABC transporter ATP-binding protein: MAPLLEVRNLTVAFDTPSGTVHAVNDVSYILEEGETLGIVGESGSGKSVHALSMVGLIATPPGRIVSGEVIFNGRDLLRLSQRELFEVRGKEIGFVFQDPMTSLNPVLTIERQIAEPLRRHFGMSKSQARARVIELLELVGIPDAARRARQYPHEFSGGMRQRVMIAIGISCNPKLLIADEATTALDVTVQAQILDLVRDLKRKIGTTVIWITHDMGVVAGLADTVQVMYGGRIMERGPVRSVFHDPRSAYTWGLLKSLPHGGRRGVNRLYQIPGNPPDLTKEPVGDPFAPRNPFATERCRLETPPLVDAADSTPGHRVAAWYDLRAELARMEAQT, encoded by the coding sequence ATGGCTCCGCTGCTCGAGGTCCGTAATCTTACCGTCGCGTTCGACACGCCGTCCGGCACGGTGCATGCCGTCAACGACGTGTCCTATATCCTTGAGGAGGGCGAGACCCTCGGCATCGTCGGCGAATCCGGTTCGGGCAAGAGCGTGCATGCGCTTTCGATGGTCGGGCTGATCGCCACGCCGCCGGGCCGCATCGTCAGCGGCGAGGTAATCTTCAACGGCCGCGACCTGCTGAGACTCTCGCAACGTGAGCTTTTCGAGGTGCGCGGCAAGGAGATCGGCTTCGTCTTCCAGGACCCGATGACCTCGCTCAACCCGGTGCTGACGATCGAGCGGCAGATCGCCGAGCCGCTGCGCCGGCACTTCGGCATGTCGAAGAGCCAGGCACGGGCGCGGGTGATCGAACTTCTTGAACTGGTCGGCATTCCCGATGCCGCCCGCCGCGCCCGGCAATATCCGCATGAATTTTCCGGCGGCATGCGTCAGCGGGTGATGATCGCCATCGGCATTTCCTGCAATCCGAAGCTTCTGATCGCCGACGAGGCGACAACGGCGCTCGACGTCACGGTCCAGGCGCAGATCCTCGATCTCGTTCGGGACCTGAAACGCAAGATCGGCACGACCGTCATCTGGATCACCCACGACATGGGCGTCGTTGCCGGGCTCGCGGACACGGTTCAGGTCATGTATGGCGGCCGCATCATGGAGCGTGGCCCGGTTCGCTCCGTTTTCCACGATCCGCGCAGCGCCTACACCTGGGGCCTCCTGAAATCGCTTCCACATGGCGGCCGGCGCGGTGTCAACCGGCTCTATCAGATTCCCGGCAATCCACCTGATCTGACGAAGGAACCGGTCGGCGATCCTTTCGCGCCGCGCAATCCCTTCGCCACGGAGCGGTGCAGGTTGGAAACGCCGCCGCTTGTCGATGCTGCCGACAGCACTCCCGGCCACCGGGTGGCGGCCTGGTACGACCTGCGTGCCGAGCTTGCGCGCATGGAGGCACAGACATGA
- a CDS encoding ABC transporter permease has protein sequence MKRYLAVKLSEALLAIWGVVTIVFFVSRVLGDPAVLLLPVGADQQEIDALRITLGLDRPILEQYALSMFAMLRGDFGISFQHTRPAMDVVLERMPATVELAGTALLFGTLIGGAAGAVAALKRGTISEFIVMIAALLGQATPVFWLGIMLILVFSVDLGWLPTGGSGTIAHLVLPGLTLAVFVSASIARLLRSSLLDIMREDYVRTARAKGLMPRTVFFWHIARNALIPVVTMIGIIAGELLGGSVVIETVFAWPGVGRIIMQAIQAQDFPVIQAGVALVAAIFILINLLVDLLYGVLDPRISRQ, from the coding sequence ATGAAGCGCTACCTGGCAGTCAAGCTCTCAGAAGCGCTGCTCGCCATCTGGGGTGTGGTGACCATCGTGTTCTTCGTCAGCCGCGTGCTGGGCGATCCTGCGGTGCTGCTGCTTCCGGTCGGAGCCGACCAGCAGGAGATCGACGCGCTGCGGATCACCCTTGGTCTCGATCGGCCGATCCTCGAACAATATGCCCTTTCCATGTTCGCGATGCTGCGCGGAGATTTCGGCATCTCGTTTCAGCATACACGCCCGGCGATGGATGTCGTTCTCGAACGCATGCCGGCGACCGTCGAGCTTGCCGGGACCGCATTGCTCTTCGGCACGCTGATCGGCGGCGCCGCCGGCGCGGTTGCCGCCTTGAAGCGCGGCACCATCTCTGAATTCATCGTCATGATCGCGGCCCTGCTGGGGCAGGCGACACCCGTCTTCTGGCTCGGCATCATGCTGATCCTCGTCTTTTCGGTCGATCTCGGCTGGCTACCGACCGGTGGCTCGGGCACGATCGCTCATCTGGTCCTGCCGGGACTGACGCTTGCGGTCTTCGTCTCCGCCTCCATTGCCCGGCTTCTGCGATCGTCGCTGCTCGATATCATGCGCGAGGACTACGTCCGCACCGCCCGCGCCAAGGGCCTCATGCCGCGCACGGTATTTTTCTGGCATATCGCCCGCAACGCGCTGATCCCGGTCGTCACGATGATCGGCATCATCGCCGGTGAATTGCTCGGCGGTTCGGTGGTCATCGAGACGGTGTTTGCCTGGCCGGGCGTCGGACGCATCATCATGCAGGCGATCCAGGCCCAGGATTTCCCGGTCATTCAGGCGGGTGTCGCTCTCGTCGCGGCTATCTTCATCCTCATCAATCTGCTGGTCGACCTGCTCTATGGCGTGCTCGATCCGCGCATCAGCCGGCAATAA
- a CDS encoding ABC transporter ATP-binding protein — MTELRATPLVSVNQLCKAYGGRGGMFGSSTVAFKAVNNVSFDIAAGETLGLVGESGSGKSTTGRVLLQLEAPTSGDILFRNKNITGLSKAMLKPYRRDMQIIFQDPYASLNPRMTVGEFVAEPLDVHGFAGARSERQDRVASLFKKVGLDPSFMKRYPHEFSGGQRQRVNIARGIALNPAFIVADEPITALDVSIQAQIVNLFQDLQDELGLTYLFIAHDLSMIRYLCHRVAVMLRGRIVEIGPCEAIFENPQHPYTKALLSAIPVPDPDIERNRRPIAFDVNANLPPEDALLQAVGNRHFVLRG, encoded by the coding sequence ATGACCGAGCTTCGCGCCACCCCTCTCGTTTCCGTCAACCAGCTCTGCAAGGCCTATGGTGGCAGAGGGGGGATGTTTGGGTCTTCGACAGTTGCGTTCAAGGCGGTCAACAATGTCAGCTTCGACATTGCGGCCGGCGAAACGCTCGGCCTCGTCGGCGAATCCGGCTCGGGCAAGAGCACGACCGGACGCGTGCTGCTTCAGCTCGAGGCACCGACAAGCGGTGACATTCTCTTCAGGAACAAGAACATCACCGGTCTTTCCAAGGCGATGCTCAAGCCCTACCGGCGCGACATGCAGATCATCTTCCAGGATCCCTATGCTTCGCTTAATCCGCGCATGACGGTCGGCGAATTCGTTGCCGAACCGCTCGACGTGCACGGGTTTGCCGGGGCGCGGTCGGAGCGGCAAGACAGGGTCGCCTCGCTCTTCAAGAAGGTCGGCCTCGACCCCTCGTTCATGAAGCGTTATCCGCACGAGTTTTCCGGCGGACAGAGGCAACGCGTCAACATCGCTCGGGGGATTGCGCTCAATCCGGCCTTCATCGTTGCGGACGAGCCGATCACCGCGCTCGACGTGTCGATCCAGGCGCAGATCGTCAACCTGTTCCAGGACCTGCAGGACGAGCTGGGGCTGACCTATCTCTTCATCGCCCATGACCTGTCAATGATCCGCTACCTGTGCCACCGGGTGGCGGTGATGCTGCGCGGCCGTATCGTCGAGATCGGACCCTGTGAGGCGATCTTCGAGAACCCGCAGCATCCCTATACGAAGGCGCTCCTTTCGGCGATCCCGGTTCCCGACCCGGATATCGAGCGCAACCGCCGACCCATCGCTTTCGACGTCAATGCCAACCTGCCGCCTGAGGATGCCTTGCTACAGGCGGTCGGGAATAGGCACTTCGTTTTGAGAGGCTAG
- a CDS encoding LysR family transcriptional regulator, with translation MLQFAHYWLAMEIKQLEVFLAVMSAGSITAAARLLDRSQSQVTRLVQELEASVGFPLFERNGPRITPTSKAIAFHADAERFLTGIGQLQERAKTIASAELGPIEIAAIPAFASGLLPLALAEMPESLLPRNIHLRSISAEAAVQSVLARTADLCVASLPVEHPGLEIHGLFQSPCVAAVAVDDPLAAKPTISMDDFADRCLITMANPFRLRRRVNQALEVAGVRPSRIVDTNAALNALQLAATGFGIAIVEPATAYGVELKNVEIRPLDMNVPFLWGIFSAASRPLPDGVLELIQLIIRISAARMPGFIAHDPGHIERVADATFGAGQQAQEH, from the coding sequence ATGCTGCAATTTGCGCATTATTGGTTGGCGATGGAAATCAAGCAGCTCGAAGTCTTTCTTGCGGTCATGTCGGCGGGCAGTATCACTGCCGCGGCACGCCTCTTGGACCGTTCGCAATCCCAGGTGACACGGCTTGTCCAGGAACTGGAGGCTTCCGTCGGATTTCCGCTCTTCGAACGGAACGGCCCGCGCATAACGCCGACGTCCAAGGCGATTGCCTTCCATGCCGATGCTGAACGTTTTCTGACCGGGATCGGCCAGTTGCAGGAGCGGGCGAAGACGATTGCGTCCGCGGAACTGGGTCCTATCGAGATTGCCGCGATCCCGGCTTTCGCGAGCGGTCTTCTTCCCCTGGCGCTGGCCGAGATGCCGGAAAGCCTGCTTCCCCGGAACATCCATCTGCGCAGCATTTCCGCCGAGGCCGCGGTCCAGTCCGTACTTGCCCGGACGGCTGATCTCTGTGTTGCATCGCTGCCGGTCGAGCATCCTGGTCTTGAAATTCATGGCCTCTTCCAGTCGCCGTGCGTGGCGGCGGTCGCGGTGGATGATCCTCTGGCCGCCAAGCCGACGATTTCCATGGATGATTTCGCCGATCGTTGCCTGATCACCATGGCAAACCCCTTCCGCCTGCGCCGCCGCGTCAACCAGGCTCTTGAGGTTGCCGGTGTCCGGCCGTCGCGCATCGTGGACACCAACGCGGCGCTCAATGCGTTGCAACTCGCGGCGACCGGCTTCGGCATCGCGATCGTCGAGCCCGCTACCGCCTATGGCGTCGAGTTGAAGAATGTCGAAATCCGCCCTCTGGACATGAACGTCCCGTTTCTCTGGGGAATTTTCTCGGCGGCTTCCAGGCCGCTTCCGGATGGCGTCCTTGAGCTCATCCAGTTGATCATCAGGATTTCAGCCGCCCGCATGCCCGGTTTCATCGCCCATGATCCGGGTCATATCGAACGCGTTGCCGATGCCACGTTCGGCGCCGGCCAACAGGCACAGGAGCATTGA
- a CDS encoding Xaa-Pro peptidase family protein, producing MNKIFPSSLPPRVGRLKAGMAKQDVDVIISFKPENSFYFTGFNPIIYSHPVIAILTRDHDPIMLVHALRDDHGRASAWVPDIRLYGAWSTKVTMGPNWQDALASILGDLGVAAKTVGIEEEFISIQRLGQLRKALPDATFTDVSHLIDHCRLIKDPDEIAQARIAAKIADLGMDTAVETLAAGGTERDVAVASMHAMNRLWAENYPNVEVCDFGSLEGGVQNGLWTWVLSGPRMFFNCDNPTQRKPQRGEAASVLIWTIANGIHAENERTVAIGPLPEANKRAIDTILEIREEVDAIIRPGTPYRELFEKTREGLKKRGYGANIPGRIGHGIGLGAHEHSSLDANSPLVLEPGMIFTFEPNIRVPAVCATQISDTILITEAGREYLTRSAGGYLEV from the coding sequence ATGAACAAGATATTCCCATCCAGCCTGCCGCCTCGCGTCGGACGCCTCAAGGCGGGCATGGCGAAACAGGACGTCGATGTCATCATTTCCTTCAAGCCGGAAAACAGCTTCTATTTCACCGGCTTCAACCCGATCATCTATTCGCATCCGGTGATCGCGATCCTCACGCGCGACCACGACCCGATCATGCTCGTGCATGCGTTGCGCGACGACCATGGCCGGGCGAGCGCCTGGGTACCGGATATTCGCCTCTATGGCGCATGGTCCACCAAGGTGACGATGGGACCCAATTGGCAGGATGCGCTCGCCTCCATCCTCGGCGATCTCGGCGTTGCCGCAAAGACGGTTGGGATCGAGGAGGAGTTCATTTCGATCCAGCGGCTCGGTCAGCTTCGCAAGGCTTTGCCGGACGCGACATTCACCGATGTCAGCCATCTCATCGATCATTGCCGGCTGATCAAGGATCCCGACGAGATCGCCCAGGCGCGCATTGCCGCGAAGATCGCCGACCTTGGCATGGATACCGCGGTCGAAACGCTGGCGGCAGGCGGAACGGAGCGGGACGTCGCGGTCGCCTCGATGCACGCGATGAACAGGCTCTGGGCGGAAAACTATCCCAATGTGGAAGTCTGTGATTTCGGCTCCCTGGAGGGCGGCGTTCAGAACGGCCTCTGGACCTGGGTGCTCTCCGGCCCGCGCATGTTCTTCAACTGCGACAACCCCACCCAGCGCAAGCCGCAGCGCGGCGAGGCGGCTTCGGTCCTCATCTGGACCATCGCCAACGGTATCCATGCGGAAAACGAGAGGACGGTTGCCATCGGTCCGTTGCCGGAGGCCAACAAGCGGGCGATCGACACCATTCTCGAAATCCGCGAGGAGGTTGATGCGATCATCAGGCCTGGGACACCCTACAGGGAACTCTTTGAGAAGACCCGCGAAGGCCTGAAGAAGCGCGGCTATGGCGCCAATATCCCGGGCCGCATCGGTCACGGGATCGGGCTCGGCGCCCACGAGCATTCCTCGCTCGATGCCAATTCTCCGCTGGTGCTGGAGCCGGGCATGATCTTCACCTTCGAGCCCAATATCCGCGTGCCAGCTGTCTGCGCCACGCAGATCTCCGACACGATCCTCATCACCGAAGCAGGCCGCGAATACTTGACCCGCTCGGCCGGCGGTTACCTGGAGGTCTGA